From Longimicrobiaceae bacterium:
GGCGGTGCGCACCTTCGCCCGTGAGCTGGACCGGGACACGTCCGTACACGCGGAGCCCGGTGAGGCGGACCGGCAGCTCTTCGCCCTCCTGGAGGAGGTCCATGCTGCCCAGACCGAGACCGTCAGGAGCGTCCTCTGGCTTCGGCTCGTAGAGGGGCTCAGCTGGGACGAAGTCGGCTGTGCCCTGGCGACCTCTGCCGGCGCAGCAAAGGGGTTGTTCCAGCGCGCTCAGGCTCGCATGCGAAAAGACGTGCTCCAGCGGGTGGAACAGCTGCCTCCCCAGGTGCGAGCGGCGCTTGAGGGGCGGCTGATGCCGAGACGCCCGAGGCCTCGGCGGGCCGCCTTGACGACGGCGACCCGGGAGGTGTACGGTTGAGAGCGACAGCGTGCGAAGAGCCGGTGCCCCGAGCCCGAGGAGCCCTGTGGAGGAGAAGCCCGACCGTCCCGGTGAGCGCGGGCGCGACATCCTGGCATCGTACTTCCGCGTGCTTCGGAAGGCCGGGAAGCTCACTCCGCGCACCGACGCTGCGGACGACCCCGCGAGCGCTTCTGCGGAGCAAGATCCTCACGACGAGCCGGAAGCCACTGCCGAGGCAGTTCGGTTCGTTCTGGAGAGGCTGCCGCAGCCTCGCCCCACCACCGAGGGCAACCCGGAGTCCACGTAACCGCGGCCGTTCCTGCTCTGAAGCTCCTCCCGGCTGTACTCGCTCGTAGGACCGAATCCCTGCTCCTCTCCCAGAAACCGCCCCTCTCCTGCGTCTGCGCAGGAGGGGGCGATGCGTTCGAGCGGGGATTTTTGAGTGCTGTTGTAACGACCGTTTTTCGTCGGTTTCCCGAGGTGCCCCGCTCCGGAATTGCGGGTTTTGGGGAGCGTGGGGGAGGATGGGATGGGTGGGCGTCGCTCGCTAACCCATGGCCCTTGCGGCACTTGACTCGCGTGGAACGAATCAAATACCCGATTCGGAACGAATCAAATACCGCAAAGGGAACGAATCAATTACCTGCGAGGGCCGACCTACCCCTGCACCGCGTTGATCATGTCGAACATCGGCATGTACATCGCCACCACCATCCCGCCGATCACCACGCCCATGACCACGATCATGATGGGCTCCAGCACCGAGGTGAGGGCCGACACGGCCGCGTCCACCTCGTCGTCGTAGAAGTCGGCGATCTTGGAGAGCATCTCGTCCAGCCCGCCCGTCTGCTCGCCGACGTTGATCATCTGCACCACCATGGGTGGGAACACGCCCGACACCTTGAGCGGCTCCGAGATGGTGGCGCCGCCCGCGATGGAGGCCCGCGACGCCATGACCGCGTCGTGGATCACGCGGTTGCCGGAGGTGCGCGCCGTGATCTGCAG
This genomic window contains:
- a CDS encoding sigma-70 family RNA polymerase sigma factor — protein: MSDTRLADLARKATRGDGKAMEALLTELHPRLRQFYAGWLFHHHRDPEVIKDLAQEALLRVAQRLGQCCAEDDDSLVGWCMTLARRIGIDFLRSSRSDWAVRTFARELDRDTSVHAEPGEADRQLFALLEEVHAAQTETVRSVLWLRLVEGLSWDEVGCALATSAGAAKGLFQRAQARMRKDVLQRVEQLPPQVRAALEGRLMPRRPRPRRAALTTATREVYG